The Solanum lycopersicum chromosome 9, SLM_r2.1 genome window below encodes:
- the LOC138338528 gene encoding uncharacterized protein translates to MRFSRKVKLSPRYVGPYEILQRVGEVAYELAFPAELASVHPLFHVSMLKKCLGDPTSILPFERLGVDENLSFEEVPVEILDKQVKGLRNKEISTVKVFWRNHLVQGATW, encoded by the coding sequence atgaggtttagTAGGAAGGTgaagttgagtccgaggtatgttgggccatatgagatcctacaacgtgtgggagaggtggcctatgagttggcattTCCTGCGGAACTAGCTTCTGTGCATCCACTCTTTCATGTCtccatgttaaagaagtgcctaggCGATCCAACATCGATTCTACCTTTTGAACGTTTGGGGGTTGATGAAAATTTATCCTTTGAAGAGGTAcctgttgagattttagacaAACAGGTCAAGGGGCTGAGGAACAAAGAGATTTCCACTGTGAAGGTATTTTGGAGGAATCATCTTGTTCAGGGTGCTACATGGTAG